The following are encoded together in the Cohaesibacter gelatinilyticus genome:
- a CDS encoding helix-turn-helix domain-containing protein: protein MMAEKLFVGPKVRSLRETHGLTQASFAERLGISTSYLNQIENNQRPLTAPVLLALSHHYDMSLSDLASADTSRVLADLKEALADPLFRDTNPGLQELKMAASNSPWLTQAFLALHQANRRTNDRLMMLDDALSAHSNEGEERSILPYEEVRDYFHYHNNYIDELDQAAEDLAKRHGMLDGNRISAFQGYLEDRHNVRVRYIEKPTQDQTMRQFDEETRILSINAAQDTPSISFLLAHQIAILDYSDLIDNRITKSGLRSEAAESIARIGLANYFAGALCLPYKRFLDVAQETRHDIDRLRHHFGASPEQVGHRLSSLQRPGARGIPFYFVRVDRAGNVTKRHSATRFQFARFGGACALWNVHEAFEAPGRHLVQIAEMPDGIRYLCVATSVTKFGAGYRAPVRRYAIGIGCELSFADQIIYADGLDLKSDAGVVGIGVSCRICERKRCHQRAVPPIDRKLIVDPNKRQFVPFDLG, encoded by the coding sequence ATCATGGCAGAGAAATTATTTGTTGGCCCAAAGGTCAGGTCATTACGCGAGACACATGGCTTGACACAAGCCAGCTTTGCCGAACGCCTTGGAATTTCAACTTCTTATCTCAACCAGATAGAAAACAATCAGCGCCCGCTGACCGCTCCTGTTCTACTGGCTCTCAGCCATCACTATGACATGTCCTTGAGTGATCTGGCTTCAGCGGACACCAGTCGGGTTTTGGCCGATTTGAAAGAAGCACTGGCCGACCCTTTGTTCCGGGATACCAACCCGGGACTGCAGGAATTGAAGATGGCGGCCTCAAACTCTCCTTGGCTGACCCAAGCTTTCCTGGCTTTGCATCAAGCAAATCGCCGCACAAATGATCGCCTGATGATGCTGGATGACGCATTGTCCGCCCATTCCAATGAGGGGGAAGAACGTTCCATTCTTCCTTACGAGGAAGTACGCGACTACTTCCACTATCATAACAACTATATTGATGAGCTCGATCAAGCCGCCGAAGATCTGGCCAAACGTCACGGAATGCTGGATGGCAATCGTATCAGCGCCTTTCAGGGCTATCTGGAAGATCGACATAATGTGAGGGTGCGTTATATAGAGAAACCCACACAAGATCAGACCATGCGCCAATTCGATGAGGAGACACGCATTCTCTCCATCAACGCTGCCCAAGACACTCCATCCATCTCATTCCTGCTGGCGCACCAGATTGCAATTCTGGACTATTCGGATCTCATCGACAATCGCATCACCAAGTCCGGCCTTCGATCTGAAGCCGCCGAATCCATCGCCCGCATTGGTTTGGCCAATTATTTTGCTGGAGCCCTCTGCCTTCCTTACAAACGCTTTTTGGATGTTGCCCAAGAGACACGACATGACATTGACCGTCTTCGTCATCATTTCGGAGCATCACCGGAACAAGTTGGCCATCGCCTCTCATCCCTACAACGCCCTGGCGCTCGTGGTATTCCATTTTACTTCGTACGCGTTGATCGAGCTGGCAATGTCACAAAACGTCATTCAGCTACCCGCTTCCAGTTTGCTCGATTTGGTGGTGCTTGCGCGCTCTGGAACGTGCATGAAGCTTTTGAGGCTCCAGGTCGACATCTGGTACAAATTGCAGAAATGCCAGATGGCATCCGTTACCTGTGCGTAGCCACCAGTGTCACCAAATTTGGTGCTGGCTATCGCGCCCCTGTTCGCCGCTATGCGATCGGCATTGGCTGTGAGCTCTCCTTTGCCGATCAGATCATCTATGCCGACGGACTGGATTTAAAATCGGATGCCGGAGTTGTCGGGATTGGGGTTTCATGCCGTATCTGCGAACGCAAACGCTGTCATCAGCGCGCCGTACCGCCAATTGATCGCAAGCTTATTGTCGATCCGAACAAGCGCCAATTCGTTCCATTCGACCTTGGCTAG
- a CDS encoding response regulator transcription factor codes for MLLLEDVGGEVRRGMTHQAEQGMVTYRTLVFAETHPIFTECLLNMLGIKREYTPVLECAGLDQLLSAAPDREDTLLVLNLSATASRGSAAIADVRKAYKHARLVLICDENDKGLAHFALGHGADWVISKTAPIAELRAAAARVQAGLADEAPVVEGGEIYERSDLYSKLANLTPKQMTILQYLRDGLLNKQIAYELGLTEATVKHHISLILKKLNCYRRTQAVAIANRMM; via the coding sequence ATGTTGTTGCTTGAGGATGTAGGTGGTGAAGTTCGTCGTGGCATGACCCATCAGGCAGAGCAGGGGATGGTGACTTACCGTACCTTGGTGTTTGCCGAGACGCACCCGATCTTCACGGAATGTCTGCTGAACATGCTCGGCATCAAACGTGAATATACCCCGGTATTGGAATGCGCCGGACTGGACCAGCTGCTCAGCGCAGCTCCGGACCGCGAAGACACTCTGCTGGTTCTCAATTTGTCGGCGACTGCCAGCCGGGGTTCTGCTGCGATTGCGGATGTGCGCAAAGCTTATAAACATGCGCGTCTGGTTTTGATTTGCGATGAGAATGATAAAGGTCTTGCTCATTTTGCATTGGGCCATGGGGCTGATTGGGTGATCAGCAAGACTGCTCCTATTGCCGAGCTTCGTGCTGCTGCTGCCCGCGTTCAAGCCGGACTGGCTGATGAGGCACCGGTTGTTGAGGGCGGGGAAATATATGAGCGTTCGGATCTCTACTCCAAGCTGGCCAATTTGACACCAAAACAGATGACCATTCTGCAATATCTGCGTGATGGTTTGCTGAACAAGCAGATTGCCTATGAGCTGGGTTTGACTGAAGCGACCGTCAAACATCATATTTCCTTGATCCTGAAGAAACTTAATTGCTATCGCCGGACACAGGCCGTTGCCATCGCCAACCGGATGATGTGA
- a CDS encoding ATP-binding protein, producing MTQADFASAPNKGRFRFFGTNSPKDVANGQVRLLARPSYFKFAKEEPWLRQVIPVVILIFFGIVVFWRASDLLERKEGLDLDARQDIQMLATLLTERVANQYDRHVVQQETLIAETKSKTTASAKKTKTEKADKLENDAVAATTVPAIDAPGKEAFQEWLFSALPNMDLAKDYQIFLTDENGMIVASIPRNETDMRKTLIDLLGRSQALSTFGASAGVLEITLPNKETALGAVHHLGGGRGSITVLRSTDQLFAVWRRDVSRNVIAFVVMSGIILLIVYAFFSQGARAREADDIHTSSTNRMDAALKRSRSGLWDWDLARGHLYWSQSMYDLLGMPPRTDLIGFAAVKERIHPEDGDLQSHIETLLQANETILDRKFRMLHEEGHWVWIRIRAELSAKPNAAIEPSSGTHGANRLHLIGIAMDVSQQIERDEMGRMADQRLRDAIDAISEAFVLWNHNSQLVLCNQRYRELYSLPSNQDITGLGYQQVMDCGEPQVVHLEEESANELNSLMSDGQEHSATEARQYKAQLADGRWLQISERRTSDGGFVSVGTDITAMKNQETRLLNSEQQLMESVTDLRQSRQDLELQAQQLVVMTEQYAKEKDNAEAANRTKTQFLANISHELRTPLNAIIGFSEVMKQEIFGALGTDKYRDYCNDIHGSGTYLLGLIDDILNMSRLDDGEVELEAESIDLAEVARTTCDASIMELAKSRNLTLTDKLPDDLKAFADPDLVGQVLINLLDNAVKFTPSGGEISLYGFEEAGYSALTIADTGVGIPQDAIDRLGHPFEQVQNQFTKTHKGSGLGLSIARSLVNLNGGTMKIRSRIGQGTRITIRLPQTCSKEAAYALKEEIAASKTPDFSSDSPDLDVPMLEVSPEEAAHAVTSAN from the coding sequence ATGACGCAGGCTGATTTTGCCAGCGCGCCCAATAAGGGACGATTCCGTTTTTTCGGAACCAACAGCCCCAAAGATGTGGCAAACGGTCAAGTTCGCCTACTGGCCCGCCCTAGCTATTTCAAATTTGCAAAAGAAGAGCCTTGGCTTCGACAGGTCATACCCGTCGTTATTCTAATATTCTTTGGCATTGTCGTCTTTTGGCGCGCATCTGACTTGCTTGAACGCAAGGAAGGTCTTGATCTTGATGCTCGTCAGGATATTCAGATGCTGGCAACGTTATTGACGGAACGCGTAGCCAATCAATATGACCGGCATGTCGTCCAACAGGAAACCTTGATTGCCGAGACCAAATCCAAGACAACCGCAAGCGCAAAAAAAACAAAAACCGAAAAGGCGGACAAACTTGAAAACGATGCTGTTGCAGCAACGACAGTTCCAGCTATTGATGCTCCAGGTAAAGAGGCATTTCAGGAATGGCTATTCTCTGCATTGCCAAATATGGACTTGGCAAAAGACTATCAAATTTTCCTGACTGATGAGAATGGCATGATCGTGGCGAGCATTCCTCGCAATGAAACCGATATGCGTAAAACACTGATCGACTTGCTGGGGCGCTCTCAAGCCCTGTCCACATTTGGTGCAAGTGCCGGTGTTCTGGAAATTACCCTTCCCAATAAAGAAACAGCACTGGGTGCGGTTCATCATCTTGGTGGTGGCCGCGGTTCGATCACTGTGTTGCGCAGTACAGATCAACTGTTTGCCGTTTGGCGTCGGGATGTCTCGCGCAATGTGATTGCTTTTGTGGTGATGAGCGGAATTATTCTGCTTATCGTCTATGCATTTTTCAGCCAAGGGGCTCGAGCGCGAGAAGCTGACGATATTCATACATCCAGCACCAATCGCATGGATGCCGCCTTGAAACGCAGTCGCTCCGGTCTATGGGATTGGGATCTAGCCCGTGGACATCTTTATTGGTCCCAAAGCATGTATGATCTGCTTGGCATGCCGCCACGGACCGACCTTATTGGATTTGCAGCCGTCAAAGAGCGTATACATCCTGAAGATGGCGATCTTCAATCTCATATCGAGACGCTTTTGCAAGCAAATGAGACTATATTGGATCGCAAGTTCAGAATGCTCCATGAGGAAGGTCACTGGGTTTGGATCCGCATCCGCGCCGAGCTTTCCGCAAAGCCAAACGCAGCTATCGAGCCTTCTTCAGGTACCCACGGGGCAAATCGCTTGCACCTGATTGGCATCGCAATGGATGTCAGCCAACAGATCGAGCGTGACGAAATGGGGCGTATGGCTGATCAACGCCTACGTGACGCAATTGATGCCATCTCGGAAGCCTTTGTTTTATGGAACCACAACAGCCAGCTTGTTCTATGCAACCAGCGGTATCGCGAGCTTTACAGTCTGCCGTCCAATCAAGACATAACCGGTCTTGGCTATCAACAAGTCATGGATTGTGGTGAGCCACAGGTGGTGCACCTTGAAGAGGAATCCGCAAACGAATTGAACTCACTGATGAGCGATGGCCAGGAGCATTCAGCGACTGAGGCACGCCAGTACAAAGCACAACTTGCAGATGGTCGCTGGCTTCAAATCAGTGAACGCAGAACATCGGACGGTGGCTTTGTCTCTGTTGGCACCGACATCACCGCCATGAAGAATCAGGAAACACGTCTCCTGAATTCCGAACAACAACTTATGGAAAGTGTGACCGATCTTCGTCAATCACGCCAGGATCTTGAGTTGCAAGCACAACAGTTGGTCGTCATGACCGAGCAATATGCCAAAGAAAAGGATAACGCGGAGGCTGCCAACCGTACGAAGACACAATTCCTCGCCAACATTTCCCACGAATTGCGTACACCGCTCAATGCCATTATCGGCTTCTCGGAAGTCATGAAGCAGGAGATCTTTGGCGCACTTGGTACCGATAAATATCGCGACTATTGCAACGATATTCATGGCAGTGGCACTTATCTTCTCGGTCTCATCGATGACATCCTGAACATGTCACGTCTGGATGACGGAGAGGTGGAGCTGGAAGCTGAGAGTATTGATCTGGCTGAAGTTGCTCGCACTACATGTGACGCTTCGATAATGGAGCTGGCAAAATCGCGGAACCTGACGCTTACCGATAAACTGCCCGACGATCTGAAAGCCTTTGCCGACCCGGATTTGGTTGGCCAGGTTCTGATAAATCTTCTGGACAACGCCGTGAAATTTACCCCGTCAGGCGGCGAGATTTCGCTCTATGGATTTGAGGAAGCAGGCTACTCCGCTTTGACAATTGCAGACACAGGCGTTGGTATTCCGCAGGATGCGATTGACCGGTTAGGACATCCGTTTGAACAGGTCCAAAACCAGTTTACCAAGACCCACAAGGGCTCAGGCCTTGGTTTGAGCATCGCACGTTCACTCGTGAACCTGAATGGCGGAACGATGAAAATTCGCTCCCGGATTGGTCAGGGAACACGCATAACCATTCGCCTACCACAGACTTGCAGCAAGGAAGCTGCTTATGCCCTGAAAGAAGAAATAGCAGCTTCCAAAACGCCCGATTTTAGCTCGGATTCTCCTGATCTGGATGTTCCGATGCTAGAGGTTTCTCCCGAGGAGGCAGCTCACGCGGTAACCAGTGCCAACTGA
- a CDS encoding FAD-dependent oxidoreductase — protein sequence MDQHNHPNPVSVIKAENGIAVIQIDNPPVNALSHAVRLGLKQAIEQVEVDESIKGAVLHCLGRTFIAGADIKELGKPPKQPYLPDVIAYLDACSKPLVSALHGTALGGGFEVAMGCHYRVALPQARVGLPEVKLGIIPGAGGTQRLPRLIGQEKAADIITSCRQVKMTEALEIGLIDALIDENDLLEGAKSFLIKQFGTGEAPVSISKRPIMETNEESYASLKAKVTKRTRGQISPIKALESIDNAATLSFEEGMAAERAIFLELASSDQAAALRHAFFGERTIAKVPGLENIDPRSVTDVAVIGAGNMGSGIAAAFADAGYSVTVVEMSEAGLEQGKGRVAGIYQGGVKRGKLTQEQAERKIASFSFTTQLADLSRSDLVIEAVFEDMQVKKDLFTNLQSVVGPDCILATNTSYLDINEIASVLEKPENVVGLHFFSPANIMKLLEIVDAEKTAPEVLATALAVGKKLRKIAVIAGVCDGFIGNRIWARNRQLLEFFLEDGAEVEDIDKAMLEFGFPMGPYSVFDLSGLDIAWAQRKRKKTSMKPAERYVEIPDLLCEQGRLGIKAGKGWYDYEDGSRKPQPSSEVAKLVASERVRKGISQRKLSSEEIQKRVLAGMINEGCKILQEKIALRPVDIDMVLLNGYGYPVWRGGPMFAADQLGLADIVRTLKEMEAEYGEGWEVSPVLAACIERGMKLAEWQCTE from the coding sequence ATGGACCAACACAATCATCCTAACCCGGTCTCTGTCATAAAAGCAGAAAATGGGATTGCGGTCATCCAGATTGATAACCCGCCGGTCAATGCTCTTTCCCATGCAGTTCGACTGGGCTTGAAGCAGGCAATAGAGCAGGTCGAGGTCGATGAAAGCATCAAGGGAGCAGTTCTGCATTGTCTTGGTCGCACCTTCATCGCTGGTGCAGACATCAAGGAATTGGGAAAGCCACCAAAACAGCCTTATCTGCCAGATGTCATCGCATATCTGGATGCATGCAGTAAACCCCTTGTGTCTGCATTGCATGGCACTGCGTTGGGAGGTGGATTCGAAGTGGCTATGGGGTGCCATTATAGAGTGGCTTTGCCACAGGCCAGGGTCGGTTTGCCAGAAGTAAAGCTGGGCATCATCCCCGGGGCAGGTGGCACTCAGCGGCTTCCTCGGTTGATTGGGCAGGAAAAAGCCGCAGATATCATCACATCGTGCCGCCAGGTCAAGATGACCGAGGCACTGGAAATCGGTTTGATCGATGCTCTGATCGATGAGAATGATCTGCTTGAGGGTGCAAAATCCTTCCTGATCAAGCAATTTGGGACCGGAGAGGCACCGGTTTCCATTTCAAAGCGTCCGATCATGGAGACCAATGAGGAGAGTTATGCCTCATTGAAAGCAAAGGTGACGAAGCGCACGCGAGGTCAGATTTCACCAATAAAGGCATTGGAGAGCATTGATAATGCCGCAACCCTGTCATTTGAGGAAGGTATGGCGGCGGAACGCGCAATATTTCTGGAGTTGGCAAGCAGTGATCAAGCCGCTGCGTTGCGTCATGCATTTTTTGGAGAGCGTACCATTGCCAAAGTACCTGGTCTGGAAAATATTGATCCACGCTCTGTGACTGATGTTGCCGTGATCGGTGCTGGCAATATGGGATCCGGAATAGCGGCAGCATTTGCTGATGCTGGATACTCGGTCACGGTGGTGGAGATGAGCGAAGCCGGACTGGAACAAGGAAAGGGCCGGGTTGCCGGTATCTATCAAGGTGGTGTGAAGCGCGGGAAGTTGACGCAAGAACAGGCTGAAAGAAAAATAGCGAGCTTTTCCTTCACCACACAGCTTGCAGATCTCTCTCGGAGTGATCTGGTGATCGAAGCAGTCTTTGAAGATATGCAGGTAAAAAAAGACCTCTTCACCAATCTCCAATCTGTTGTTGGCCCGGATTGTATTCTCGCGACCAACACGTCCTATCTGGACATTAATGAGATTGCTTCCGTTCTTGAGAAACCGGAAAATGTCGTTGGTCTTCATTTCTTTTCACCCGCTAATATCATGAAATTGCTTGAGATTGTCGACGCGGAAAAAACGGCGCCTGAAGTCTTAGCAACTGCTCTGGCAGTTGGCAAAAAACTGCGAAAAATTGCCGTCATAGCTGGTGTTTGCGATGGCTTTATCGGCAATCGTATCTGGGCACGCAATCGCCAGCTGCTGGAGTTCTTTTTGGAAGATGGTGCAGAGGTAGAAGACATTGATAAGGCGATGCTCGAATTTGGTTTCCCGATGGGGCCATATTCGGTCTTTGATCTTTCAGGTCTGGACATTGCTTGGGCACAGCGCAAACGTAAAAAAACTTCTATGAAACCCGCTGAGCGGTATGTCGAGATCCCCGATCTATTATGTGAGCAGGGACGGTTGGGCATCAAGGCAGGCAAGGGTTGGTATGACTATGAGGATGGAAGCCGTAAACCTCAGCCATCTTCAGAGGTTGCCAAGCTTGTTGCTTCGGAGCGTGTCAGGAAAGGCATTTCGCAGCGAAAGCTCTCCTCCGAAGAAATTCAGAAGCGGGTGCTTGCTGGTATGATCAATGAAGGGTGCAAAATTCTGCAGGAGAAGATCGCATTGCGACCTGTTGATATAGATATGGTACTTCTCAATGGTTATGGCTATCCCGTTTGGCGTGGTGGACCGATGTTTGCCGCTGATCAGTTGGGCCTTGCTGACATTGTTCGAACCCTGAAGGAGATGGAAGCTGAGTACGGAGAGGGGTGGGAAGTCTCGCCGGTATTGGCAGCTTGTATCGAACGGGGCATGAAACTGGCCGAATGGCAGTGTACGGAGTAA
- the pepN gene encoding aminopeptidase N, giving the protein MRTDYSIIRLEDYRPTPYAIPRLAMTFELHPEKTCVRNEMHIEPKESAGEKPALILNGEGLKLLSVELNGSLLLSDDYHVDDKHLTIPHPPEQAFTLTITTEINPTANTRLEGLYRTSNTYCTQCEAEGFRRITYFYDRPDCLSVYDVRLEAPVTGNPHLLSNGNLIDSGALTEKRDGSDWHFAQWHDPHPKPAYLFACVAGDLARIEDSFTTSSGREVNLHIYVEHGKEDRVSYAMDALKRSMRWDEEVYGREYDLDLFQIVAVSDFNMGAMENKGLNIFNDKYVLAKPDTATDTDYALIEAIIAHEYFHNWTGNRITCRDWFQLCLKEGLTVFRDQEFSSDMRSRAVKRIEDTRQLRSRQFPEDGGPLAHPVRPESYSEINNFYTATVYEKGAELCRMIKAILGRDAFSNGLDLYFERHDGEAATIEDFLKAFEDASGKDLSQFSLWYSQAGTPDVAVTSTYNAKHKELTLAVEQSCPATPGQPTKRAMHIPVRFGLIGKNGQEVSFTNTRGGDIDLHGMEGILHIRERKQSFVLEGVESPALPSLLRGFSAPVRLRSNLTDDDILHLMQHDSDSFNRWEASQYLLIRTLIRKSEQDNPIEVNQRDMTLIEALGKVIFDPQLDMAFRAEILAIPSETDIAREIGRNVDPDAIHHGRETFRQSLAERLQTQLRKLYHSLQQHGPYQPDAEGSGRRALRNRVLDLLVMLPDKSGIELAQIQFNTATNMTDRFAALASLTHHGKDAAKPLLTSFYEQFKDDALVIDKWLSLQATSPKSDCLATVQSLLDHPSFSLNNPNRTRALIGAFAMSNACQFNRADGKGYRLVADIILELDDKNPQTAARLLNNFRSWRVLEEGRQAKARTELERIATANPLSKDVADIVNRCLH; this is encoded by the coding sequence ATGCGAACCGATTATTCCATAATTCGTCTGGAAGATTACCGCCCCACTCCTTATGCCATTCCCCGTCTTGCCATGACGTTCGAATTGCATCCTGAGAAAACCTGCGTTCGAAATGAAATGCACATTGAGCCGAAGGAAAGCGCAGGCGAGAAACCAGCCCTTATCCTGAATGGTGAAGGCTTGAAATTGCTCTCAGTAGAACTGAATGGCTCATTATTGCTCTCTGATGATTATCATGTTGATGACAAACATCTCACAATTCCTCACCCACCAGAGCAAGCCTTTACTCTGACCATTACAACCGAGATCAATCCAACAGCCAATACGCGTCTCGAAGGCCTCTACCGAACAAGCAATACCTATTGTACCCAATGCGAGGCCGAAGGCTTTCGGCGTATCACCTATTTCTATGATCGCCCGGATTGCCTGTCCGTCTATGACGTCCGCTTGGAAGCCCCAGTCACAGGCAACCCGCACCTGCTCTCCAACGGCAATCTAATCGATAGCGGAGCTTTGACGGAGAAAAGAGATGGATCTGATTGGCATTTCGCACAGTGGCATGATCCCCACCCAAAGCCTGCTTATCTCTTTGCATGTGTTGCCGGAGATCTGGCACGTATCGAAGATAGCTTCACCACCTCCTCAGGCCGAGAAGTAAATCTGCATATTTATGTCGAACATGGCAAGGAAGACCGCGTGTCATATGCCATGGACGCACTGAAACGCTCCATGCGTTGGGACGAGGAAGTATATGGCCGCGAGTATGATCTGGATCTGTTTCAGATCGTGGCCGTATCAGACTTCAATATGGGAGCCATGGAGAACAAGGGCCTGAACATTTTCAATGACAAATATGTTCTAGCCAAACCGGATACAGCAACTGATACCGATTACGCCCTGATTGAAGCCATCATCGCACATGAGTATTTTCACAACTGGACAGGCAACCGGATTACCTGTCGCGACTGGTTTCAGCTTTGTCTGAAAGAAGGTCTAACCGTTTTCCGCGATCAGGAATTCTCATCCGACATGCGTTCTCGCGCCGTGAAACGCATTGAGGACACCCGCCAGCTCCGCTCCCGTCAGTTCCCTGAAGATGGCGGCCCTCTGGCTCATCCAGTTCGTCCTGAAAGCTATTCCGAGATCAACAACTTCTATACAGCAACTGTTTATGAGAAGGGCGCCGAACTTTGCCGAATGATCAAAGCCATATTGGGTCGCGATGCATTTTCCAATGGACTGGATCTTTATTTCGAGCGTCATGATGGCGAAGCCGCGACGATCGAGGATTTTCTCAAAGCATTCGAAGATGCCTCCGGCAAAGATCTATCGCAATTCTCCCTTTGGTACAGTCAGGCTGGTACACCAGATGTTGCTGTTACATCCACCTATAATGCCAAGCATAAAGAATTGACACTTGCTGTAGAACAATCTTGCCCTGCAACCCCCGGACAGCCAACCAAACGCGCCATGCATATACCGGTTCGGTTTGGCCTGATCGGCAAGAACGGTCAGGAAGTTTCATTCACCAATACTCGTGGGGGCGACATTGACCTTCATGGCATGGAAGGCATTCTGCATATTCGTGAGCGTAAGCAGAGCTTCGTTCTGGAAGGCGTCGAGAGTCCTGCCCTTCCCTCGTTGCTAAGAGGCTTTTCTGCTCCTGTGCGCTTGCGCTCCAATCTGACCGATGACGACATCCTGCACTTGATGCAGCACGATAGTGATAGTTTCAATCGCTGGGAAGCATCACAATATCTGCTGATACGCACACTGATCAGAAAGAGCGAACAGGACAATCCCATTGAAGTCAACCAACGCGATATGACTTTGATTGAAGCTTTGGGCAAGGTCATTTTTGACCCTCAGCTGGACATGGCCTTCCGCGCGGAAATTCTGGCCATTCCAAGTGAAACAGATATCGCACGCGAGATTGGTCGAAATGTCGACCCTGATGCTATTCACCACGGACGCGAAACATTCCGTCAGTCGCTGGCGGAACGATTGCAAACTCAGTTGAGAAAGCTATATCACTCCTTGCAACAACACGGCCCATACCAACCCGATGCAGAAGGTTCCGGCCGCCGTGCATTGCGCAATCGAGTTCTCGATCTTTTGGTCATGCTCCCTGACAAGAGCGGCATTGAACTGGCCCAGATACAATTCAATACTGCAACCAACATGACGGATCGCTTCGCCGCGCTTGCCAGCCTCACCCACCATGGCAAGGATGCAGCCAAACCGTTGCTTACTTCTTTCTACGAACAGTTCAAGGATGATGCTCTGGTCATCGACAAATGGCTTTCCTTGCAAGCGACATCTCCAAAATCAGACTGCCTTGCAACTGTCCAAAGCCTGCTTGACCATCCTAGCTTCAGCTTGAACAACCCGAACCGAACCCGTGCGTTGATAGGCGCCTTTGCCATGAGCAATGCCTGCCAGTTCAATCGAGCAGACGGAAAAGGTTATCGGCTTGTTGCGGATATCATTTTGGAACTGGATGATAAAAACCCTCAAACCGCAGCAAGGCTGCTTAACAATTTTCGCTCCTGGCGCGTTCTGGAAGAAGGACGACAGGCAAAAGCTCGGACAGAATTGGAGAGAATCGCTACAGCAAATCCACTATCCAAGGATGTCGCAGATATTGTAAATCGATGCTTGCATTAA